The Dehalogenimonas lykanthroporepellens BL-DC-9 genome includes a window with the following:
- a CDS encoding glycoside hydrolase family 38 (PFAM: glycoside hydrolase family 38; Glycoside hydrolase family 38 central region; glycosyl hydrolase 38 domain protein~KEGG: apo:Arcpr_0590 glycoside hydrolase family 38), with amino-acid sequence MKNIYLVPHSHYDAVWAFTKEDYFYINIEKILKPAIELMADPGYRFLIEQVALLEEIEHRNPSLFADIKKYAASGQLEIAGGEYLMSDTMLPGGETLVRQILVGKNYARDKLGIAELPVMWGADAFGFNAQMPQIYLKSGYRYFAFRRGATRSAPTEFWWQGLDGSRILAHWMPLGYRAGLFLNELPESFRQLEPVAATGNILMPSGSGSIPPQPETASVVRRWNRRHRDSRMMIARARDFFQALEQESDSLEVRIGEQYSGKYSRVFPHCTSSRMWLKQKQRHYEQKIISAEKWVTMGWLLGVPYPVDAFHDSWKKVLWGAFHDVAPGTGMDEGYEEAHHNYSYLDSHLSQVLIEFRELIQDNLTGAGDVIVFNPLSWPVRNWVEAELSFDRGVIRRIAGLASNGLDTEVEILESTRYSDDSYHTVRLGFVAEVPPFGYRTYSLVRNGLKPASRSRLKTRGNTIQNQFFKMDIDPGNGLIDLYLDGEHLCFGNELVVEEETGDLYYHRQNMTGDIRTESEAGVTFGRFRMKHFEIAKTPLRRVVRMESDYYSLIWPYRLQDKLRPVLWRHSYLSVSKTIIVYHDIPRIDFVTTIENRHPQMQLRLKFTTDIQAPEYTSEIQFGALSRSVNLVGEPAEPTDVERPSGIFPAQNWVDYSDNERGLTLINKGLPSHEVRDGAVYVTLLRSIMMLSSDGITGPAVPTPDAQEFKKYTYEYSVYPHRGDWRQARSYRAGHEVNTGLTAFQLQLSPHRRKILPEAFSFIEASPDNIIVSACKRAEDGSGVILRLYEAGGEETEAVIRMFHPVNGASAGIEPMENDLIRQPSAVRLVNLMEQDIGPVTHEQGRIVLEFKPFEIISLKLVF; translated from the coding sequence ATGAAAAATATTTACCTGGTTCCTCATAGTCATTACGATGCCGTTTGGGCCTTCACCAAGGAAGATTATTTTTACATAAATATCGAAAAGATATTAAAGCCGGCCATTGAACTGATGGCTGATCCCGGATATCGGTTTCTGATAGAGCAGGTAGCCCTGCTTGAAGAAATCGAACACCGAAACCCCAGTCTCTTTGCCGATATCAAGAAGTATGCCGCCAGCGGTCAACTGGAAATAGCCGGTGGTGAATACCTGATGTCCGATACCATGCTTCCCGGCGGGGAAACTCTGGTTCGTCAGATACTGGTCGGGAAAAACTATGCGAGGGATAAACTGGGCATCGCTGAGTTGCCGGTCATGTGGGGGGCCGACGCTTTCGGTTTTAATGCCCAGATGCCGCAAATCTATCTGAAGTCCGGATACCGATATTTCGCTTTCCGGCGTGGCGCCACTCGATCGGCGCCGACTGAATTCTGGTGGCAAGGACTGGATGGGAGTCGGATACTTGCTCATTGGATGCCGCTTGGGTATCGTGCCGGTCTGTTTCTCAACGAACTCCCTGAAAGTTTCCGTCAGCTGGAACCGGTGGCGGCCACCGGCAATATTCTGATGCCCTCCGGGAGTGGTTCGATTCCACCCCAACCGGAAACTGCCTCGGTCGTACGCCGGTGGAACCGGCGGCACCGGGATTCTCGGATGATGATTGCCCGGGCCAGGGACTTCTTTCAGGCGCTGGAGCAGGAAAGCGACAGCCTGGAGGTCAGAATCGGCGAGCAGTATTCCGGCAAGTATTCCAGGGTTTTTCCGCACTGCACCTCATCCCGCATGTGGTTGAAGCAGAAACAACGCCACTATGAGCAAAAGATTATTTCTGCTGAAAAATGGGTGACCATGGGTTGGCTTTTGGGGGTGCCCTATCCGGTAGACGCCTTCCATGACAGTTGGAAGAAGGTTCTCTGGGGCGCGTTTCACGATGTGGCGCCCGGTACCGGCATGGACGAGGGTTATGAAGAGGCTCATCATAATTACAGTTATCTGGATAGCCACCTCTCCCAGGTACTGATTGAGTTTCGTGAACTGATACAGGACAACCTGACCGGAGCCGGTGACGTGATCGTTTTCAACCCGTTATCCTGGCCGGTCAGAAACTGGGTGGAGGCCGAACTCAGTTTTGACCGCGGCGTCATCAGGCGCATTGCCGGTCTGGCCAGCAATGGATTAGATACCGAAGTGGAAATACTGGAATCAACCCGTTATTCCGATGATTCCTATCATACGGTCAGATTGGGTTTTGTGGCCGAGGTGCCGCCGTTCGGTTACCGCACCTATTCTCTGGTTCGCAACGGCCTCAAACCAGCCTCCCGTTCCCGGTTGAAGACCCGGGGCAACACCATCCAGAATCAGTTTTTCAAAATGGATATCGACCCCGGCAACGGGCTGATAGACCTGTATCTGGATGGTGAGCATCTGTGTTTCGGCAATGAACTGGTCGTTGAGGAGGAAACCGGAGACCTTTACTATCACCGCCAGAACATGACCGGCGATATTCGTACCGAAAGCGAAGCCGGAGTAACGTTCGGCCGGTTCCGCATGAAGCACTTCGAAATCGCCAAAACCCCCTTGCGCCGGGTGGTCAGGATGGAGAGTGATTATTATTCCCTCATCTGGCCTTACCGGCTCCAGGACAAGTTACGGCCGGTTCTGTGGCGACATTCCTATCTGTCCGTCTCCAAAACCATAATCGTGTATCATGATATACCCCGGATTGATTTCGTCACCACCATTGAAAACCGTCATCCTCAGATGCAACTCAGGCTTAAATTTACCACCGATATCCAGGCGCCGGAATACACCTCGGAAATTCAGTTCGGTGCTTTGTCACGTTCGGTTAATCTGGTCGGAGAGCCAGCTGAACCGACCGACGTTGAACGGCCTTCCGGCATCTTCCCTGCGCAGAATTGGGTGGATTACTCCGATAATGAGCGGGGACTGACCTTGATAAACAAGGGCCTGCCGTCGCATGAGGTTCGAGACGGAGCGGTGTATGTCACCCTGCTACGCTCTATCATGATGCTTTCATCGGACGGTATAACCGGTCCGGCGGTGCCGACTCCCGATGCCCAGGAGTTCAAGAAATATACCTATGAATATTCGGTCTATCCTCACCGCGGAGATTGGCGCCAGGCCAGGTCATACCGGGCGGGTCATGAAGTGAATACCGGCTTGACCGCATTTCAACTGCAGTTGTCGCCCCATCGCCGCAAGATTCTGCCGGAAGCGTTTTCATTCATCGAAGCCTCGCCTGACAACATCATCGTCTCGGCCTGTAAAAGGGCTGAAGACGGCAGTGGTGTCATTCTGAGACTGTACGAAGCCGGCGGCGAGGAAACCGAGGCGGTAATCAGGATGTTCCATCCGGTTAACGGTGCTTCTGCTGGCATAGAGCCAATGGAGAATGACCTCATCCGCCAGCCCTCGGCAGTAAGGCTGGTGAATTTGATGGAACAGGATATCGGCCCGGTGACCCATGAACAGGGTCGTATCGTGCTGGAGTTCAAGCCTTTTGAAATTATTAGCCTGAAACTGGTTTTCTAA
- a CDS encoding Protein of unknown function DUF2064 (PFAM: Protein of unknown function DUF2064; glycosyl transferase family 2~KEGG: chl:Chy400_1076 glycosyl transferase family 2) yields MNEPLRFSVVIPTLNEEELIGRGVQNVRTVLPDAEIIIADGGSTDRTPDIVRKMGVCLIKVAPAGRGRQCNVGGNLATGDILLFLHADTRLPGQTGEFLDSFFQNPKNNIGTFALDFDRSHWFLRIISWYTRRHRGRIRFGDSGITIRKSLFKDIGGFPNQRLFEDFELLKKASRISPIRRFQLSVVTSARRFDRTGPVRQSLKNAWLTLRYMLGTPAGKLAAVYEKGNNRAGQACVLMMCRLPIPGRVKTRLAAGLGADQATAIYSRCVETLFAAVDELQLHIEKRIYAASAADAPGLRRWSGHRYAVVIQPEGDLGARLEKGFADAFKAGFKKVIITASDVPAIDTAILEQALNGLNDSDIVIGPSPDGGYYLIGLRRDAPKLFKDIPWSSGEVLAATSARAKELGMSIHRLTELADIDTVDDWREFEKGLSAIQTEKTTDVVYG; encoded by the coding sequence ATGAACGAACCGCTGAGGTTTTCGGTAGTCATTCCGACGCTGAACGAAGAAGAATTAATCGGGCGCGGTGTTCAAAATGTCAGAACGGTTCTGCCCGACGCTGAGATAATCATAGCCGACGGCGGTTCTACCGACCGGACGCCGGATATCGTCCGTAAAATGGGAGTCTGCCTGATTAAGGTCGCGCCGGCCGGGCGTGGCCGGCAATGTAACGTCGGAGGCAATCTGGCAACCGGAGACATCCTCCTTTTTCTCCATGCCGATACACGGCTACCCGGACAGACGGGAGAATTCCTGGACTCATTTTTCCAAAACCCGAAAAACAATATCGGGACTTTCGCCTTGGATTTCGACCGGTCTCACTGGTTTTTAAGGATAATCAGCTGGTACACGCGCCGCCACCGGGGCCGAATCCGGTTCGGGGATTCGGGGATAACCATCAGAAAATCATTATTTAAAGATATCGGTGGTTTCCCGAATCAGCGGCTGTTCGAAGACTTTGAATTGTTGAAAAAAGCCAGCCGCATCAGCCCGATCCGCCGCTTCCAGCTCAGTGTAGTTACTTCAGCGCGCCGTTTCGACAGAACCGGACCCGTAAGACAATCACTGAAAAATGCCTGGTTGACGTTGCGGTACATGCTGGGCACGCCGGCCGGAAAACTGGCGGCGGTTTATGAAAAAGGCAACAATCGGGCTGGACAAGCCTGTGTGCTGATGATGTGCCGCCTGCCGATACCCGGCAGAGTCAAGACCCGGCTGGCGGCCGGTTTAGGCGCCGACCAGGCAACGGCGATATACTCCCGCTGTGTCGAAACGCTGTTTGCGGCGGTCGATGAACTACAGCTTCATATCGAAAAAAGGATTTACGCCGCCTCGGCGGCCGATGCCCCGGGTCTGCGCCGTTGGTCCGGCCACCGATACGCCGTAGTCATTCAGCCGGAAGGAGACCTGGGCGCACGGCTGGAGAAAGGATTCGCGGATGCCTTTAAAGCCGGATTCAAAAAAGTGATAATAACGGCTTCAGATGTACCGGCCATTGATACGGCGATACTGGAGCAGGCGCTTAACGGTCTCAACGACAGTGACATTGTCATCGGGCCGTCACCGGACGGAGGTTATTATCTAATCGGACTGCGGCGAGATGCCCCGAAACTTTTCAAAGACATCCCGTGGAGTTCCGGCGAGGTTCTGGCGGCAACCTCAGCCCGGGCGAAAGAACTCGGAATGTCCATCCACAGACTGACCGAACTGGCCGACATCGATACCGTCGATGACTGGAGAGAGTTCGAAAAAGGATTATCTGCCATTCAAACTGAGAAAACCACCGATGTCGTTTATGGGTAA
- a CDS encoding amidophosphoribosyltransferase (KEGG: det:DET1415 amidophosphoribosyltransferase~TIGRFAM: amidophosphoribosyltransferase~PFAM: glutamine amidotransferase class-II; phosphoribosyltransferase): protein MRGLLLPESPREECGVFGIYAPNEDVSRISFIALFALQHRGQESSGIATADGKTIHFHSKMGLVSQVFTENDLNRLKGHIAIGHNRYSTSGSSCSHNAQPILVGEGDNRMALAHNGNITNAEELRRELEDLRYEFHTTTDSEVIANLIIAAPYSDLTERIRHAMGRLHGAYSGTILTKDSLYAMRDPLGVRPLCLGTIGGDGWVVASETCALGHIGAEFVREIEPGEIIRIDANGLESYKEDCGRRALCIFEYIYFARPDSVMNDQLLYSARKAMGAELAKEHPVEADLVVGVPDSATAAGAGYALESGIPPAEGLIKNRYMGRTFIEPTQRMRDLGVKLKFNPLKSILEGKRVVLVDDSIVRGTTTPKVISLLKKAGAKEVHMRVCAPPICHPCFFGVDMATRRELIAARMTVPEISKYIGADSLGYLSTDGLIRAVGAPKDHFCLACFTGEYPVPVQLEMDKLALENMASRKKKPSGLDDTFDAEEVPAVNY from the coding sequence GTGAGAGGGCTTTTACTACCGGAATCACCCCGCGAAGAATGCGGTGTCTTTGGCATATACGCCCCCAATGAGGATGTTTCCCGGATCTCTTTTATTGCCCTGTTTGCTCTGCAACACCGGGGGCAGGAATCTTCCGGAATAGCCACCGCCGACGGCAAAACCATCCATTTCCACTCCAAAATGGGCTTGGTGTCCCAGGTATTCACCGAAAATGATCTCAACAGGCTCAAGGGGCATATCGCCATCGGCCATAACCGGTATTCCACTTCAGGTTCGAGCTGTTCCCACAACGCGCAACCGATTCTGGTCGGTGAGGGCGACAATCGGATGGCACTGGCTCATAACGGCAACATCACCAACGCCGAAGAGCTCCGCCGGGAACTTGAAGACCTCCGTTACGAATTCCATACCACTACCGACTCCGAAGTAATCGCCAACCTGATAATAGCCGCCCCCTATTCCGATCTGACCGAACGTATCCGTCATGCCATGGGCCGGCTTCACGGCGCATATTCCGGTACCATCCTGACCAAGGATTCTCTGTACGCCATGCGTGATCCGCTGGGAGTGCGGCCGCTGTGCCTGGGCACTATCGGCGGAGACGGCTGGGTGGTAGCCTCGGAAACCTGCGCCCTGGGGCATATCGGCGCCGAATTCGTCCGGGAAATCGAACCGGGGGAAATCATCCGAATTGACGCCAATGGATTGGAAAGCTACAAGGAAGACTGCGGTAGACGAGCCCTCTGTATTTTCGAATATATTTATTTTGCCCGTCCCGATTCCGTCATGAATGACCAGCTACTTTATTCCGCCCGTAAAGCCATGGGGGCTGAACTGGCCAAGGAGCACCCGGTCGAAGCGGATCTGGTAGTCGGAGTGCCTGACTCGGCCACCGCGGCCGGCGCCGGTTATGCATTGGAAAGCGGCATTCCCCCGGCGGAAGGTCTGATCAAGAACCGTTACATGGGCCGTACTTTCATCGAACCGACCCAGCGGATGCGCGACCTGGGAGTCAAGTTAAAATTCAATCCCCTGAAATCCATTCTGGAAGGGAAAAGAGTGGTGCTGGTGGATGATTCCATCGTCCGGGGTACCACCACCCCCAAGGTAATCAGCCTGCTGAAAAAAGCCGGGGCCAAAGAAGTTCACATGCGGGTCTGCGCCCCGCCCATCTGTCATCCCTGTTTCTTCGGTGTGGATATGGCCACGCGCCGGGAACTGATTGCCGCCCGGATGACCGTTCCGGAAATCAGCAAATATATCGGCGCTGATTCGCTGGGCTATCTTTCAACAGACGGGTTGATTCGGGCCGTCGGCGCTCCCAAAGACCATTTCTGTCTGGCCTGTTTTACCGGAGAATACCCGGTTCCCGTTCAGCTGGAAATGGACAAGCTGGCTCTGGAAAACATGGCCTCCCGCAAAAAGAAACCTTCGGGATTGGATGACACCTTTGACGCCGAGGAAGTACCAGCGGTCAACTACTGA
- a CDS encoding hypothetical protein (KEGG: clo:HMPREF0868_0124 Fic family protein), whose translation MVNARILLDLQEGFIEIEGPVEFVEKHMSRFLPDEFETAEAGATSSNRKPGRPAKMTRKQRKSNCRAVVDSLVAGKFFNRPRNFTAVKKEVLNAVPECSDSVIRSLLKAAVADGRIKAEGFGRGMKYSRII comes from the coding sequence ATGGTTAACGCAAGAATACTGCTGGATTTACAGGAAGGATTCATTGAAATCGAAGGGCCGGTCGAATTCGTTGAGAAACACATGTCAAGATTTTTGCCTGACGAATTCGAAACCGCCGAAGCCGGTGCCACCTCCTCTAACAGGAAGCCAGGGCGCCCGGCCAAAATGACTCGGAAACAACGCAAATCCAACTGCCGAGCGGTTGTAGACAGCCTGGTTGCGGGTAAATTTTTTAACCGACCACGCAATTTCACCGCCGTCAAAAAGGAAGTCCTGAATGCGGTTCCAGAGTGTTCCGACAGTGTCATTCGGAGTCTGCTGAAAGCCGCAGTGGCTGACGGCAGAATCAAAGCCGAAGGTTTCGGCCGAGGCATGAAGTATTCCAGGATTATCTAA
- a CDS encoding Radical SAM domain protein (PFAM: Radical SAM domain protein~KEGG: dsy:DSY2702 hypothetical protein) — MSFMGNNMACSSRFTEWLAEVKPDVEPKCIDTLWLNITTRCNQSCRHCHVVGSREAGDQMGHGILSACLELLRREPGITTVDITGGAPELNPLFESLVSALSEMGKRIVVRHNLTVTLDGDSVGGRSLAHLPGFFAAHRVEILASLPSCQPTVTDAIRGRRVFAKSIESLKRLRDAGYGRIPGLVLKLVTNQEGPISVARRLPLENEYRQTLNHYGIEFNELLSITNMPVGRQSAYLHSSGRLEEYLDTLAEAASPDTITAAVCRHTISVGPDGKLYDCDFNQALRMTLDEPASQTIFDFDYEALCRRKIRFADHCFGCAAGAGSG, encoded by the coding sequence ATGTCGTTTATGGGTAACAACATGGCCTGTTCATCCCGCTTCACCGAATGGCTGGCTGAGGTCAAACCGGACGTCGAACCGAAGTGTATCGACACCCTGTGGTTGAACATCACCACCCGCTGTAATCAATCGTGCCGACATTGTCATGTTGTCGGTTCCAGGGAAGCTGGCGACCAGATGGGACATGGAATTTTATCCGCCTGTCTGGAACTCCTGAGGCGGGAACCCGGCATCACCACAGTTGATATCACCGGCGGCGCTCCGGAGCTGAATCCCTTATTCGAATCCCTGGTATCAGCCTTGAGCGAAATGGGTAAAAGAATTGTAGTCCGTCACAACCTGACAGTCACTCTCGATGGCGATAGCGTCGGCGGACGTTCGCTGGCTCATCTGCCCGGGTTTTTCGCCGCCCACCGGGTGGAAATACTGGCATCCCTGCCCAGTTGCCAGCCGACGGTCACCGATGCTATCCGAGGCCGGCGGGTATTTGCTAAAAGTATCGAATCCCTGAAAAGACTGCGCGACGCCGGATACGGACGAATCCCCGGACTGGTGCTGAAACTGGTAACCAATCAGGAGGGACCGATATCGGTAGCACGCAGACTGCCTCTGGAAAACGAATACCGGCAGACTCTCAACCACTATGGCATCGAGTTCAACGAGCTTCTCAGTATCACCAATATGCCTGTCGGCCGTCAGTCAGCTTATCTGCATTCAAGTGGCCGTCTGGAGGAGTATCTGGATACACTGGCGGAGGCCGCCAGCCCCGACACCATCACTGCCGCTGTGTGCCGCCACACGATAAGCGTCGGCCCGGATGGGAAGTTGTATGACTGTGACTTCAATCAGGCATTGCGAATGACACTGGATGAACCGGCATCGCAGACTATTTTCGATTTCGACTACGAGGCATTATGCCGCCGAAAAATAAGATTTGCTGACCATTGTTTCGGTTGTGCCGCCGGCGCCGGTAGCGGCTGA
- a CDS encoding acyl-CoA dehydrogenase domain protein (PFAM: acyl-CoA dehydrogenase domain protein~KEGG: tye:THEYE_A0567 acyl-CoA dehydrogenase, short-chain specific) — MEYFLNELQSEVRNLARTIAEEKVLPVRAELDEKEEFPVEIMKDIAASGLFGIAIPEELGGIGGGAFELCLATEQFARVCGGVAVSYAANFLGAEILIDNGSEEQKARYLPDIASGGRLCAFALTEESAGSDAGAVKTTAVKTEGGYLLNGSKRFITNGGDAELYTVIACTDPGKGARGLSAFIVEKGIPGFTFGRKEKKMGIRASSTRELLFNDCLVPAENLIGREGMGFFHTMKLFEKSRPGIGSQAVGIAQGAFEAAIDHARNRVQFGEPVFNFQAVQHMLANMAMDIEAARALVYASARTIDSGLQKSGNLESAMSKVYASDVSMRVATDAVQILGGVGYMRDYPVEKFMRDAKITQIYEGTNQVLRNIIASELRKKY, encoded by the coding sequence GTGGAATATTTCTTGAATGAACTCCAATCAGAGGTCAGGAATCTGGCCAGAACCATTGCCGAAGAAAAAGTTCTTCCTGTTCGGGCGGAACTGGATGAAAAAGAAGAATTCCCCGTTGAAATAATGAAGGATATAGCCGCATCGGGACTTTTTGGCATCGCCATCCCTGAAGAACTCGGCGGTATCGGCGGCGGCGCTTTTGAGCTTTGTCTGGCTACCGAGCAATTTGCCCGGGTTTGTGGGGGGGTGGCAGTTTCTTACGCCGCCAATTTCCTGGGAGCCGAAATTCTTATCGATAACGGTTCTGAAGAACAGAAAGCCCGGTATCTGCCGGATATCGCCTCCGGTGGCCGGCTCTGCGCCTTCGCTCTCACCGAAGAGTCAGCCGGTTCGGATGCCGGCGCGGTCAAGACTACAGCTGTCAAAACCGAAGGGGGATATCTGCTGAATGGCAGTAAGCGGTTTATCACCAACGGCGGTGACGCTGAGTTGTACACGGTTATCGCCTGTACTGACCCGGGCAAAGGCGCTCGTGGTCTGTCGGCCTTCATCGTAGAGAAAGGAATACCGGGTTTTACCTTCGGCCGCAAAGAGAAAAAAATGGGAATCAGGGCTTCATCCACCCGTGAGCTTTTGTTCAATGATTGTCTGGTGCCGGCAGAAAACCTGATCGGTCGCGAAGGTATGGGTTTTTTCCATACCATGAAACTGTTCGAAAAATCACGTCCGGGAATCGGCTCTCAGGCTGTCGGCATCGCCCAGGGCGCCTTTGAGGCGGCCATCGACCATGCCCGGAACCGGGTGCAGTTCGGTGAGCCGGTTTTCAATTTTCAGGCGGTTCAGCACATGCTGGCCAACATGGCCATGGATATCGAGGCCGCCCGGGCTCTGGTTTACGCCAGCGCCCGAACCATAGATTCCGGTTTGCAAAAAAGCGGCAATCTGGAATCGGCGATGAGCAAGGTTTACGCTTCGGACGTTTCCATGCGGGTAGCCACCGATGCCGTTCAGATTCTGGGTGGGGTCGGTTATATGCGGGATTATCCGGTAGAAAAGTTCATGCGGGATGCCAAAATAACTCAGATTTATGAAGGAACCAACCAGGTTCTGCGCAACATTATCGCCAGCGAATTACGAAAAAAATACTAA